The genomic window GAGGGAGCTTTTCAAGACTTTCTGGAGACACTGGAGGACCTGGACTTGTCCTACAATAACCTTGTGGACGTGCCTTGGGAAACAGTGGCCCTGCTGGCTAGCGTCAACACCCTGAGTTTGGACCACAATCTCATCGAGTTTGTGCCTGAGGGCATCTTCTCCAACTTGCACAAGCTGGCACGACTGGACATGACCTCCAACAAGCTGAAGAAGATCCCTCCTGACCCGCTTTTCCTTCGCATCCCTGTCTATGCTAAGATGAAGGGTTCACCACTGACAGCTCTGGTGCTGAGCTTCGGTGGGAACCCACTCCACTGCAACTGTGAGCTGGTGTGGCTCCGCAGACTCACAAGAGAAGATGACTTGGAGACGTGTGCGTCACCACGGGACCTGGCTGGGAAGTACTTCTGGACCATTCGCGAGGAAGACTTTGTGTGTGAACCACCGATGATCACACGCCACACCTCCAAGATGTTTGTAATGGAAGGTCAGGAGGTGAGCCTGCGCTGCAGGTCAGTGGGTGACCCAGAACCAACCACACACTGGGTCAGCCCTGACGGAAAACTAATTGGAAACACCTCACGGACCACCTGCTATGAGAACGGTTCCCTGGACATCCTGACCGCGACCGTAAAGGACTCCGGTGTGTTCACCTGCATCGCATCCAATGCGGCAGGTGAGGCCACCGCCCCTGTGGAGCTGGTGGTGAACCCCTCACCACACTACAACCCCAAAGTAGAGCCTGAACCTGGACCTTCAGATATGCCCACCTCCATAAAGTCCAACAGCAGTGGGGGGCAGTCACGCACTGAGCAGCGTGTCAGTGTATCTGAGATCACCTCATCCTCCGCAACCATTCGCTGGCCTCCACAGAACCACATCCCAGGGGTTCGCATGTACCAGATCCAGTACAACAGCTCCACTGATGACATTCTCATCTACAGGTGAGACTAAGCACTTATATACATGCATCACATGTTAACCAgtcaaaagaaacattttacaaaaaacaTATAGTCATCTATGGGTTAAACCTAATGCTTCTGTACATTAATCCTGTCAGACAACAGTTGAGAACGCCAACCACTGGCAAACCCAGATCAAACCTAATTCTTACCCCATTTTTGAAGATAACAATCAAGCTTCTGTTTGAAGTCAGGGCTAGCACTTATTCACTGAATGTCAAGCTGGCCATGAGTGCACTTACCCAAACTACCCACGTAACGATGTGCAGCCAAAGCAAATGTATAATTGATTTGTAATTTCTTGTGAGGTAAGCATGCAGTAAATGTCTGCTGTATCTTGACAAGGGGATGGTTCTGTGCATACAATATGAGCTAATTCAAGAATCTTCCATACAAACTAGTAGGAATTTAAAGTCTACTATTTTTAATCTGATTTGATTAGTGTCTTGATCTTAAGTATGCACATCCTGATTAAATGAATGGGCTGTCTGTTGAAAAAGAGAGCCACTGCTAGCTGAAAACTGTTCTTCAGCTGAGTTTTGCAATGGTTTATTATAATTCTACTGATGAATACAGATGACCTGAGAACACcgccagactctatcacacacagcTTAATCACATATGCAATACATAAAATATAGTTAAATTTGGTCAGTCTCTTTTACTGTGATCACTAAAGAATGGCACCCAGTGGGCTCATGACTATTTCAGCTTCCCCTGCCACTAAACCTGTTAGATACATCAACTGAACATCAAAACATTATCACTTACTTGCATATGAGAAAAGGTCACTTTGATAAACaccatgttttgttgtttgttagaTACAATTCAAACTTAACAACGGAGAAGAAAGAGCCTCACAGCTAGTACTGACAGCAGTTGTATTGCTGTTACTCTGGGACAAAATGATAATGATCTTTTCCCTGGTGCCTTTTCTTatgcaaaacagatttttttcttagtaacaagtgaaaataaatatgataGCTGGAAGTTCAGCATTACCCTTACCATTTAATGTTTCTCTTAAAGGTCAGAGAGAGTaatatttgcctttttttagCATATTAAACTGAGTTGCTCCATGCTTTACTTCTTGCCTGAAGGTCTTCTCCTACTTAGAGAATGGCTTATTGCAAAGGTCTGCACCACAGTTCTCCTCAGAACACGAATTAGtccattgatttttcttttaatattcaGCTATGGCTCTTTCGCTAGTGACTCTGCACTGATTCCGCATTGACGGAGCCTGTTAGAATGTAATTAACTTCAGACATATCCCAGTGGATAGATTAAGTGCAAAAAAAGATACACGCGAAAAGCAATTTGCTGTTAATTATGCAAAAAGCAAAAGGAGATCTTTGGTCTATGGTGCTACAGAGAAATCAAAACGCCTCTCAAAATCAATTAAGCATGAATGTGCTTGACTCCCTGAAGACCTGAGGAGGTAGAGGTGGAGGTGGTATGTGTTTGAGTAGGTGGGTGTTAAAGTTCGTGTTAGCCAAGAAGGATGTGAAGGTCAAGTAAATGTCTATTGAGGTTCGACAGACGTATAGGTGGAGCTGATGTTTGTTTGCTATGGTAGATGGAAGTAAAGGTGGAGCTGGTGTTTGGAGGTGTTATTTGTTAAAGCAGATGGAGGTAAAGGCTGAAGAGATGTTTGTTAATGAGGTAAATGAAGGTAAAAGTGGCAGTGTTATCCTTTAGGAGTGACAGAGTTGAAGTAGGGAGAGGCTTGATAGTACCACCTGTGACCAATCATGAAAGTAGGAAGAAATCAACCAGGCTGGAGACTCAGTCACGCAAAGTTTACCACAGGTGCGCATGCCAGAGGAGTGTTCTAGAAAGCGGGTTTAGCGAAAActgttaactcagagtaagtagtacacctcctaatagaggagcgctttgactttgttttgctaggagaatgaagccatagggctcttctataaGGAGGTATACTGCTTTgagttaacaaactctgagttttcactaaacccgctttctgaaatacccccagATCAAACCAATAAATGAGTCATTGCAGCTtgaacaaacagacaagagTACTCTGATTATATACACTGAAGGAAAGAGATAACACAAATATTAACATCAGGTGTCATGTATTTTACACACCTGTGCCAAGACACTGAACAATGCTACCAGGCAGTATCATCTCATTAGAGCACCATACCCTGAGATTTAAGTTAATTCTGTGGAGAAAATATGAGGATTTCCAGAACACAATCATGACCTTGCTCTCATCTCTGAATGAGCACTGCATAAGAATGAGGCATGAACAAGACCTCTGAGTTGCTTTGGATATTCCTCTACGACATCGGAAATAAAACTGTCAATGGTGTGTATAAGGGCAACCAGAGGTAAAGGCAGGggtggtgagagtgtgtggtcaGGTAATTGGTGGTAAGGATGGAGAATGTGAGGTTAGATCAGAATTTCAAACATCCAGTAGATTACAATTAGATGCTGACTTTTATCAGGGAAGCAGGTGTACATACTCTTCAGACAATCAGACATTATATTTTTAGCTTGATACAAAACCAGTTTGTTTCCTGATGTGttaaacacttcaaaacacagGGCTCCCCCATCCAGATTTGAGGAGCTTTGGGTTAGATGGAGCTAAAGACAGAAGAGGTAAACATGACAACGGAGgtcatgtctgtgtatgcaggAGAACATAACTGCCTGTCATTAGTTCTGTACTTTTGCTcttctggccctctctctctttctctctctctctctctctctctctcgctctctctctctctctctctctctttctttctttcttgaagaGAACACTGAATTAATTTCCCATTTagttgtgtgtttatctgtcctGCCCTGAGCTAGTTTTGAATGTGGAGGTAATTACATAGCAGCAGTTCTAGCAGATGACAGCGGGGGGTGGAAGGGCGGCGGGGGTGGAAGACTTTTGAAGTGTTCCTACTGTACCATCTTCCTAATACCATGTCACCTTTGACTTTGACTTCCCACTGACCCGCGCGCTAACAATACATGGTGACAGCTCAAAGACAAGAGGGCACTGGGGCCAGACCTCAAACAGTTTGAAAGTAAGCCTCTATCAGTCTGAGCAAGAGGATTGTCATTCAATACATGTCCGTCAAAGCCTTGCTAGAGGATTTGAGTGGATATAATTCTGAGAACTTCATATAACAGCTCATTAGTTTCTGATCCCTGAGACCCTGGCCATACATTTACGATGTATGATGCGCCTGACATTGATTGAAAGTGTTTCACTGTGGCTCAGTACAGTCATTATTTAATCAGTTTACTTGATATCAGCCACAAGgacacacagaataaaaaatcTACTGGTTTTAAGTGCCATTCTTCTACACCCCCATGCATTCTTCTAAAATGAACAGTGATTTTGAAATATCATGAATCCACATGCCCTGCAGACACCATATTCATAACCTAAATAAGCTTTTTAACAATGAACTCAACAAGTTTCGATATGAACCAATACACTCGCAGTAATGCTAAGTGTGTGCTTTATTGATCAGTGTGGCATAGAGTGGGGTATGAGGTCTGGGTTTATAACTAGAGTGACATGTGCTCATTATCCTGGTGATGAAAGAGCAGCACACTTGCTTGACCTTTAATGTGTCTCATAATGTTTTCATCACTTTCCCTGGTGCAGGGCAGATTAAATCTAATGAAAAATTATGGAGAGAGGAATAGAATTCCTTTTCCTCCGTCTGAGTCTGATCCCCTCCACAATATTTCCTGCAATCACAGGGTAAGAATACACGGCAAGAAAGACTACAAGCACCGCATGATTTCACTGGCTTTCAGCCATTACTCAGGAGCCTTTAATGTAAATACGGCCAACCTCCCGGTCGAGCTCACGGTCTTGAGAGCAGTCGCCCTGGGCAAACAGCAGCTTGTAATTCATCTCTTCATCTCATCCCCTTCCCGCCCTGAAGCTGGCCACGGAGCTGATAAATGAAGGCAGAGTAGCTGTTTGGAGAAGCAGAAGGGTATTCTCCAGTTCGGTCTGAATAATATATGATTTCCTCAACCCTAGTGTCATTAATCAGCCACCTCACACACTTCACCTGCAGTGTCATgaaggtgtgtgagaatgttgGCGTCTGGCGTTTGAAGGTCAATGGTTATCGGAGAGTATAGATTTGGGAGTGCAGGTTATAGAAGTTATTGGCTTAAAGCTGGTAAATTACACTTCCTAATGACTTGAGCAAGTCTTACAACAAATAGAACATGGAAATACAATTCTTTCATTCCAATTATGGGCAGATTTCTTGTCTACTGTTGCTGACGCTCCCTGCTCCaaccccaaacacaaacacacacacacacactcacacacaagcatacacacacacacacactctctcacacacacacacacacacatgtacacacacacactcgcaaactcacacacatacacacacgcacacgtacgcacgcacacatacactaaccatttcactctctctctctcgctttcccaGGATGATACCAGCCTCACATAAGCTGTTCATGCTGAGTGACCTGGCTTCCTCTCGGGACTATGACCTGTGTGTGCTGGCAGTGTATGATGATGGTGTGACCACGCTAACTGCCACACGTCTGGTGGGCTGTGTTGGTTTCACCACCGAGCGGGAATATCGTCACTGCCGTCCCTTACACGACCAGTTCCTGGGTGGCACCATGATCATCGTAATTGGTGGCATCATTGTGGCTTCCGTCcttgtcttcatcttcatccttTTGATGAAATACAAGCTACACAGCAACCACTACAAGCAGAAGGCAGCACGTGTAACCAACGTCTGCTCTCAGACCAACGGTGGCCAATCAGG from Chanos chanos chromosome 2, fChaCha1.1, whole genome shotgun sequence includes these protein-coding regions:
- the LOC115805564 gene encoding leucine-rich repeat and fibronectin type III domain-containing protein 1-like protein, whose translation is MRLDIMSAAMEKLLLCVAVLCVPAASMLCPKRCTCQNLLPSYTVLCAKTGLLFVPPNIDRRTAELRLMDNFITTLRHRDFANMTSLIHLTLSRNTISQILPYAFADLQDLHALHLDNNRLTVLDDTHLQGLVNLRHLILSNNQLHSISEGAFQDFLETLEDLDLSYNNLVDVPWETVALLASVNTLSLDHNLIEFVPEGIFSNLHKLARLDMTSNKLKKIPPDPLFLRIPVYAKMKGSPLTALVLSFGGNPLHCNCELVWLRRLTREDDLETCASPRDLAGKYFWTIREEDFVCEPPMITRHTSKMFVMEGQEVSLRCRSVGDPEPTTHWVSPDGKLIGNTSRTTCYENGSLDILTATVKDSGVFTCIASNAAGEATAPVELVVNPSPHYNPKVEPEPGPSDMPTSIKSNSSGGQSRTEQRVSVSEITSSSATIRWPPQNHIPGVRMYQIQYNSSTDDILIYRMIPASHKLFMLSDLASSRDYDLCVLAVYDDGVTTLTATRLVGCVGFTTEREYRHCRPLHDQFLGGTMIIVIGGIIVASVLVFIFILLMKYKLHSNHYKQKAARVTNVCSQTNGGQSGAVPGPPPRSSSSSASASKPSAPLGERQEGPQAQEGGFGGPLKGTTVVDLNPEYGKSVKEEDSISQ